From a region of the Arvicanthis niloticus isolate mArvNil1 chromosome 6, mArvNil1.pat.X, whole genome shotgun sequence genome:
- the Kif2b gene encoding kinesin-like protein KIF2B, whose translation MASQFCLPLAPRLSPLKPLKSHFTDFQVGICVAIQRSDKRIHLAVVTEINRENSWVTVEWVEKGVKKGKKIELETVLLLNPALASTEHQRSRRPLRPVSVIPTTAIGDQRTATKWIAMIPHRNETPSGDSQTLVIPSNPCLMKRKKSPCLREIEKLQKQREKRRRLQLEIRARRALDINTGNPNFETMRMIEEYRRHLDSSKMSSLEPPEDHRICVCVRKRPLNERETTMKDLDIITIPSRNVVMVHESKQKVDLTRYLENQTFCFDHAFDDKASNELVYQFTARPLVESIFRKGMATCFAYGQTGSGKTHTMGGAFSGKAQDCSKGIYALVAQDIFLLLRTPAYEKLELKVYGTFFEIYGGKVYDLLNWKKKLQVLEDGNQQVQVVGLQEQEVCCVEEVLNLVELGNSCRTSGQTSVNAHSSRSHAVFQLILKSRGKLHGKFSLVDLAGNERGADTAKATRKRQLEGAEINKSLLALKECIRALGKNKSHTPFRASKLTQVLRDSFIGQNSYTCMIATISPGMTSCENTLNTLRYANRVKELALEARPYQHCASPTAHEVPLMVENGSTNSEKSLQKDDIIQIPTVQKEEEKESDDVALTKEPAASWSRSNQWWEAIQETAEGVNCDVDFCIAQSLSILEQKIGVLTDIQKKLQLLRDDLQKKSQVE comes from the coding sequence ATGGCCAGCCAGTTCTGCCTTCCTCTGGCCCCACGCCTCTCACCCCTTAAACCTCTGAAATCCCACTTCACAGACTTCCAGGTGGGCATCTGTGTGGCAATCCAGCGCAGTGACAAACGGATTCACCTGGCTGTAGTCACCGAGATCAACAGAGAAAACTCATGGGTCACAGTAGAGTGGGTTGAGAAAGGagtcaaaaaaggaaagaagatcgAACTGGAGACTGTACTTCTGTTGAATCCAGCTCTGGCCTCTACTGAACACCAACGGTCACGTAGGCCCCTGCGCCCAGTGTCTGTAATACCCACTACTGCCATTGGAGACCAGCGTACAGCCACCAAGTGGATTGCGATGATCCCACACAGAAATGAAACACCCTCAGGGGACAGCCAAACCCTGGTGATCCCTAGCAACCCTTGTCTGATGAAGCGGAAAAAATCCCCCTGCTTAAGGGAAATTGAAaagctgcagaagcagagagagaagcgcCGGCGACTGCAGCTGGAGATCCGAGCTAGACGAGCCCTTGACATCAACACTGGAAATCCGAACTTTGAGACTATGCGCATGATTGAGGAGTACCGCAGACATCTAGACAGCAGCAAGATGTCCAGCCTGGAGCCCCCAGAAGACCAccggatctgtgtgtgtgtaaggaagcGCCCTCTTAATGAGAGAGAGACCACCATGAAGGACCTAGATATCATCACTATTCCCTCACGCAACGTGGTCATGGTACATGAGTCTAAACAAAAGGTGGACCTGACCCGCTACTTAGAAAACCAGACCTTCTGTTTTGACCATGCCTTTGATGACAAGGCATCAAATGAATTAGTTTATCAGTTCACTGCCCGGCCTCTTGTGGAGTCCATTTTCCGAAAGGGCATGGCCACTTGTTTTGCCTACGGGCAGACTGGAAGTGGAAAAACCCACACGATGGGTGGAGCCTTTTCAGGAAAGGCCCAGGATTGTTCTAAAGGCATTTACGCCCTGGTAGCTCAGGATATCTTCCTCCTACTAAGAACCCCCGCCTATGAGAAACTGGAACTCAAAGTCTATGGGACATTTTTTGAGATCTATGGTGGCAAAGTGTACGATCTGTTGAACTGGAAGAAGAAGCTCCAGGTCCTGGAAGATGGAAATCAGCAAGTACAAGTGGTGGGGCTGCAGGAGCAGGAGGTGTGCTGTGTAGAGGAAGTCCTAAATCTGGTGGAGCTCGGAAACAGCTGTCGGACTTCCGGTCAGACCTCTGTCAACGCCCACTCATCCAGGAGCCACGCTGTGTTCCAGCTCATTCTTAAGTCCAGAGGGAAACTGCATGGCAAGTTTTCCCTTGTTGACTTAGCTGGGAACGAAAGGGGAGCAGACACTGCCAAGGCCACCCGGAAGAGGCAGCTGGAAGGGGCTGAGATAAATAAGAGTCTGCTGGCCCTAAAAGAGTGCATCAGGGCTTTGGGTAAGAACAAGTCTCATACCCCGTTCCGAGCCAGCAAACTCACACAGGTGCTCCGGGACTCCTTCATAGGGCAGAACTCCTACACATGCATGATCGCTACAATCTCACCCGGGATGACTTCCTGTGAAAATACCCTCAATACTCTAAGATACGCAAACAGAGTCAAAGAATTAGCTTTAGAGGCAAGGCCCTACCAACACTGTGCCTCTCCAACTGCCCATGAAGTACCACTGATGGTAGAAAATGGCAGTACGAATTCGGAAAAGTCCCTTCAGAAGGATGACATTATTCAGATACCTACtgtacagaaagaggaagagaaagaaagtgatGACGTCGCATTAACAAAGGAGCCAGCAGCTTCATGGAGCAGGTCCAACCAGTGGTGGGAGGCCATCCAGGAAACAGCTGAGGGAGTCAATTGTGATGTGGATTTTTGCATTGCGCAGTCTTTGTCCATTTTGGAGCAGAAAATTGGTGTGCTGACTGATATCCAAAAGAAGCTCCAATTACTACGAGATGACCTCCAAAAGAAAAGCCAAGTTGAGTGA